The Drosophila suzukii chromosome 2 unlocalized genomic scaffold, CBGP_Dsuzu_IsoJpt1.0 scf_2c, whole genome shotgun sequence genome segment TCGTACGGAGTACGAGTTAAAAGAGATAGCTAGATTGCCAGATTGTGTAAAGGAATTGCAGGTGTTTGAGGGCGAAGCTGGTGGCTACGACCCTTGGATGGGTAGAGCGGAGGCCATTCTGAAGGACTACGAGATAATCAAGGAAAGGCCTCTCTATCGTTCTATAGTCGTTAGCATTAGGCAAAAGATTAGGGGTAGTGCCGAGACGACCCTTTTGTCGTACAACGTGGCAGAAAACGACTGGCCCGAGACGAAACGCGTCCTGATGCTCCACTACGCCGATAAGCGGGATCTGCGCACGCTGGAATACCAGACGCGTTTTACTCAGGAATAAAGACTGTATCAACTAAATGCTACCCCATCCTCGGGTGAAGCCGCTTTTAGCCAGCATGAAGAAAAATCCGTCAGTGAGGCTTACTACGGTGAAGCCTTGCCAGACGATCAGGCTGGCCACCAACCCCACACGGAGGTTGGTAATAGCGGGGCGGCAAATTTTATGGCCGACGCCTCTCTAGCGTTCCATACATAGAGTATGGCGTGAAAGATGGGGCTAAGCTGCAGTTTTTGATAGACACCGGTGCAAATAAGAACTTCATTAGCCCCCAGATAGCCGAGGGATGCAAGCCCTTGACGAAACCCTTCCCGGTGCAATCCGCTGGGGGGGAGATAAAAATAACGCATCAACTAACCGGACCATTCTTCAGTCCCATAGGTAATGACTCGCCAGTCACCTTCTTTGTTCTCCCAGGTTTAACTGCCTTCCATGGCATTATTGGGGACGACACCCTAAAATCCCTTAAGGCAGTCATTGATAGGAAAAATGATTCCTTAACGATAACGCCAGGAATAAAAATTCCGCTACTTGCCATGCCTTCCTTAGGTGTCCACTCCCTAATCGACAGTGAACACCCAGTAGAAGCGAAGGAATGCCTCGAATCCCTAATTTCCGAATTCTCCACGATTTTTGATCCACTCTCGCCAGGCGAGGCCGTAGACACAAGTGTTCGAGCCGAAATACGAACAAGTACCCAGGAACCCATATATTCAAAAAGTTACCCATACCCCGCGAACATGAGAGGAGAGGTGGAAAACCAGGTCGACGAGCTCCTGCGCGAGGAAATAATTAGGCCCTCCAAAAGCCCCTACAATAGCCCTATATGGGTAgtcccaaaaaaaccaaaGCCAAACGGGGAAAAACAATACCGATTGGTGATAGATTTCAAACGCCTCAACGCAGTCACCATCTTCGACACCTACCCCATCCCCGATTAACATCTACCTTGTCCAGTCTGGGGGAGGCAAAACTATTTACCACCCTTGACTTAACGTCCGGGTTCCACCAAATTCACATGAAGGAATCCGACATACCCAAAACGGCATTTTCTACCCTGAACGGGAAATATGAGTTTCTGCGACTGCCATTCGGGTTGAAAAACGCCCCGGCCGTTTTCCAAAGAATGATCGACGACGTATTACGAGAGCACATCGGTAAGATTTGCTACGTATACATCGACGATATTATTGTATTTAGTAAAGACTACGAGTCCCACTGGCGCAACCTTCGCGCtgtatttgaaaaattaaggCAGGCCAAGTTACAAGTGAACCTGGAAAAGACACAATTTTTGCGCACCCAGGTTGAATTTCTGGGCTATGTGGTAACGGCGGATGGGATCCCCGCAGACGAAAAGAAGGTCAGAGCCATAAAAGAAATGCCTCCACCCACGAATTTGAAGGAACTTAAGAGTTTCCTAGGGATGACCTCTTATTATAGGAAATTTATCTGCGACTACGCTAAAGTCGCGAAACCTCTGACGAACCTCACGAGAGGAGAACATGCCCAGGTCAAGGCATCTCAATCCAAGAATATTGCAATTTCACTTGAAGTAGAGGGCGAGAAAGCCTTCGATGACTTGAAAACCATCCTCGCCTCTTCAGAAGTTTTGGCATTCCCAgactttagtaaacctttCCATTTAACGACCGATGCTTCCAATTATGCCATAGGAGCCGTTCTCTCTCAAATCGACAACGGGAAAGACCGCCCAATCGCCTACATTTCGCGGTCTCTGAATAAAACAGAGGAGAGCTACGCAGTAAACGAGAAGGAAATGCTAGCGATTGTGTGGGCCCTTGATAATTTAAGATCATACCTCTATGGCGCCGCGTCAATTAAGGTTTATACCGACCACCAACCCCTAACCTTCTCATTAGGCAATCGAAACTATAATGCTAAGCTGAAACGCTGGAAAGCGCGCATAGAAGAATACAACTGCGAGCTTATTTACAAGCCGGGCAAATCCAATGTGGTTGCTGACGCTCTTTCCCGCATCACCTCGAACGTAAACTACCTCAATGCCGACGCAGCCTCAACTTCGACAACGGACTCCGTTGCTACCGTCCACAGTGCGCTTCAAGACGCATCGGACTTAATCCCACACGTGGAAGCCCATATTAACGTGTTTAGGAACCAACTTGTCTTTGACCCAGATAGGTTAGAATATTCTCGCGAGACCCCACATACGGGATACGTACGTCACTTGATCCCCATTGATAGCACACTAGACTTGCTACCCTGTTTATCGAAATACTTGAAACCATTAAttatcaatggcataaaaattcCTGAGAGCTACTTACAATCTCTGCAAGAGCGCTGCAGGTAGAACCTCCCGGGGTACAAACTTCGCATTACGCAAAGACTGGTAACCGATGTAGCGGGTGAAGAAGACGCGATTAGAATAATAAACACAGAGCATACTAGAGCCCACAGGAATCCGAAAGAGATGAAGTTACAGATCttggaaaaattttatttccccAGAATGGCCAGCCGCATTAGGTCGTTGGTCTCTTCCTGCCGGACctgtaaaatgtttaaatatgaCAGACACCCGGCCAAGCCGGAATTGCAATTAACCCCTATCCCTAATTACCCATGCGAAATCCTGCACATTTACCTTTTTACGATTGAGAGTCTCAAATTCCTGAGTTGTATagataaattttcaaaatttgccAAACTTTTTCCGATCGAATCAAAGTCGGCAGTCCATCTCCGCGAGAAGCTGACCGAAGTCCTGCACTATTTCACAGCACCGAAAACGATAGTTTCGGACAATGAAAGGGGTCTACTCTGCCCCACAGTGCTCAATTATTTACAATCTCTCGGTATAACCGTTTATTACACACCTTCTCAGAAGAGTGAAGTAAACGGCCAGGTTGAGAGATTCCACTCAACATTTCTCGAGATATACCGGTGTCTGAAAAACGACAACCGTAACATGAAGGTAATTGAATTGGTTTTTATTGCCGTGGACAGATATAACAACTCTATCCATTCGGTGACGAACCGCAAACCAGTCGATATCTTCCTAAATAGGACTTCCAGGATAAATTATCAGGGACTCAACAATTTTAAAGAGCAGACGCAGGAAGACATAAGGGGGTTACTCCTACACAAGCAAAAAATGTCAACCGATAGGCTTAATAAACACAGAAATAGGCCGACACAGTACAACCAGGGGGACACTGTTTATGTCTCCAACAGGCAGATTAAGAGCAAGGATAAAAATCGATTCAAACCAGAGGAGGTGGAAGTTGACGGTAGGGTCACGGTCAAGACAAAATCAGGGAAAGTCTTCCATAAATCCCatataaaaagttaaagaCCGCTTCGCTGAAAATGTTTCACAGACCCTTTATAAGAAcaaatatagaaaaaaataataaaaaaaatacaagaatcaagaataaataacaaaattagtaaaatattaaaacgcCAGCCaaactgaaatatattaaaGGCAAAAAACCCTATACTTAgattgaaaaaataattaattcaGTAATAAcaattaacaaaaatataaacactACGTTAAGATTAAAtactaaaaaacaaaattgagTAACGTCTCTCCCCCAAGTATGGCGATTATTCAAGTCGCGACTGCTCTccatattttcaaatatgatgcACCGGTTGTCCCCTTGCAACAAGGTACCGTCTGGAGGACCAATGGCGTCTTCAAACTGGCTCACGTCATCAATCTAGGCCGCATGCAGCAACTCATCGACCAAGTAGCAAACGAGGCTATGATAATCACCGATCAACATATTGGCGCCTTGGTTGGCCACTATCTGCAACACGCTTCGGAAGGAATCTCGCGCATGGATAGCGCACCAACACGGAGACAACGCTCAATCGATTGGCTAGGATCAGCCTGTAAGTGGGTCGCGGGATCACCGGACAAATCGGATTGGAATGCCATCTTGAAAGAGGAGGACAGCTTGGCAAGGAACAACAACCAGCAGTTTCGAATCAATACTAAGCTGTTTGACTCAACGCACGAATCGCTCCAGAAGCTGAACGATGTTATCGGGAGAGTCAACGCAATAGACGGGGACTTCCACGTGACGACGGCCGTTCTCCACAAGGCGATTATAATAGCGGACCAGGTCAACGAGATACTGAGAGCCTGCCAACTAGGAAAGACTGGAGTGGTCAACACGAATCTCTTGGATCACGACGAAATCAGCATGATATTGGCAGAGGTGGACAGCCTTCCTTATCAAAACGTCGTGGAGGCAGTGGAATTTTCCAGACCCACAATCCTTACAAACGGGACTACCCTTTTGTACATCCTAGCGATGCCCAAGGTAGTGGACAGGAAGTACCGATTGATGAGGATCTACCCAACGACATCCGACGGTAAACAAGTTGTGCTAAAATATACCACACTGACAGCCTGGAAACATACGTCCTTCTCGGAAATTGTGTATCCATTGGTAACACAACAGTCTGCCGAGAAAAGGACCTGCTTAAATTGGAGGAAGACAGTTGCATACCCAGACTGTTGAAAGGAGGCCAAGCCGAATGCGACTTCTTGAGGACCAACCAGGAAACAGTGGAGCTTGTCGATGACGGCACAATTTTTTTTGACAAACTTCAATGGAACAGTATCCACTCCGGTCAAGAATCACCACTTAGAAGGCTCATACGTCGTGCAGTTTGACAACGAAACGATCACAATCGGCGACCGGAACTACAGCAGCTATTCGTCAACACACCTGATGGCAATGCCAGCCGTGCTAACCCAGATAAAAACTACGGGTTATGAGCTATCACTGAAGTATGTCCACGAATTCAGCATGGAGAACCTGAAAAAATTATCAGTCATGTCCAATGAGATTTTGATATCCTCCTCAGTGGAACTAGTTATAGCTCTCTCCATCATGACAGCGGTGTACCTCGTGTGGAAGAAGATAACGTCGACCAAAGGAATCCCTGAGCTGCGGGATCCGCTTGCGAACCTGGAAACGCAGGGCACCCTGGAGCCCGCAACAAAGGCCTAATAATCTGTGGGACACAGATCTTGTGGGGGGGAGGAGTTAACACCGGCCAAACGCCCCCTTCCCTTCACCCCCTCTCGGCCACCCAGCAACACCAAAACATTCGAGTGGCTGCAGCCGCTAAGTTATGGTACCAGCAGCGATGGAGCAGCAGCGGGCTGGCCGGCCGGCTTCACCTTCCCCCCGCCGCGATGCCGACGCAGCGCGGAAACATGCGCCGGCCGGGCGCTGACCTAACTGCCCCCCGCACCCCGTGCCAAGTCAGCACAACGACATCCGCTGGCCTGGCTCGGGAACGCTGACCGTTCGCCGTGCAAGTGGAGCACGGTGAGAACTGCAAGGTCGGCAAAACTTCAGCCGGCCGCTGACGCTGACGCCGACGTCGACGCCGGGACCGGACTCACGGGGCTCTAGCAGGTGTCGACGCAGAAGACTGGGGGCAGAGCCAATTGGACCGGCAAACCAAGACGACTTATCAACTaagatttattaaataaagaattatTATAACGAACTCTAAAGGCCGACGCTATTCATTGGGAGGAGCACTAACACACATAAAGGGCAACTCTACCGATCGTGAAGAACGAGCTACGCTTGGGACTGCACGAGCACTCCGGAATGTCTAGGTATTGAGTCGGTCCTTCCCGGGGACATGCGAGGCCCCTCGGGAAGgacttaacttttattttacaGTTATCCAGTAAATAATTTAGTGATAATGTGTCTATTTTGTAAATGAAGTTGAATTTTTACTCTAAGTAATAAACTatcttattttaaatatttattaactaGATTTCGGTCTCCAAACTAATTTTAAGGATACATTGATAGAAAAATTTGCAATCAAACCAATAACAGCTATAAATCATTCTGGAACCTCCAGTCAACTGTTTCGAAAAATATCTATATTGCATTTTTTGAAACAGGTAACAGCATTATCTTAATATATATCCTCTTCCATCGAAAAGTCCGAGGTTTCTCCAGTATAAAGAGAACTGAAATATAGTAATTCATAACATATTTTATAGGCAAGAACAAATTATACATACTTTACAGCACGACTTGTAAAAAATACAATCCGTTTTAATTTCTTGTTgtaaaagaaataattaaatgaCCACAAACAGCCTGGTTCTCCAAATGGATCGCAACTAAGATCTGGATTATAACTGTATATGTCACATTCTGACAAGATCACTTCGTCATCAACAGCAGACCATAATGGTTGTCGAATAACTTGATATTGATCTCCCGCTAATGCCGATAAATTTGAATGAATTGAATTCATAACCCACTGTAATGATGGCTCTTTGCTAAATTCATGAGACTTTGGAAAATTTTAGAATCTACGAACACATgtatataatattaattttttaccTTAGCTTCAGAAAAATCGTAATCTGGCTCAAATGAAGCGTTTAAAGTtgcaattaaataaaacaaagtcTTTCTGGAAATTGTATCACAAATAGTAATGCCTTCATCTCCAGACTGACTGTTGTTTCGCCGAAAGTTAGGCGAAAAGTCAGACAAAGTTTGAGGTGGTGATAACGCCTGAAGGTCATGCCCATGAGTATCGGCTGTAAATCGTTTATACAGTACCTTTTCAGCTGCAACCATTTTGCTAGAAaatgaataattttaaatacattttgatTAATTTTAAGGTACATACCATGAATAGCTTTCTATGCGACCAAAGATCGTGACACCACTTGTTTGTATAGAAAGCGCATTGTTAATGGCCTCAAAACGTGAACTCTCCAGTAGCTTCATGATTTGAGATGCAAGGTAACAGGAATATACTCAGGTTGGACGACAGCAATAAGTTCGTTTGAAATTTCAAGCCAGCTAATGTTTACGTAAAGGTGTGCCTTATTAAATTCTGATGAGCTTCAATAATGGTTGCTTGAAGTATTTTCATTTCAAGCATAGAAACAAACATTTGATGAAATTTATCTTCTCTGAGCATGGTTCTCTGGATTCCAATCTAATTGTTCTTCCGATTTTTGAATGAACAGCCTTCTTCGCTTGTTAATACCTTTAACTTTAAGTCAGCATAAAATGAACAATGCTTTGTAGAAATGTACATTCAATGTTAAGTTTAATTAGGTTTCttaatttacatatttaattttcataaatgttaacatacatatgtatttatagaTATTCAATGTTTCACACTAGTTTTTCTACACATATGTACACGTAGTTGAAGAATCAACGCTGACAATTTCGTTGTTTTAAACCGTTAAGGAGAAAATGTTGACCTATATAGACATAATTATGCATATAATGTACATAGCTGATCCACTGTATGTGTATGTTTATTTAGAACATATATAAGTAACAACATGTTTACGTAATTTTTTCTAAGAGTGAATGCTTTGAAAATTAACTAATACATTTACATTTTCATGACATCAACctaaaaaactaatatttcaaaacattttttaattgaaatacCACTGAACTACTGTATTTCCTGACTTCTTCAAGTTCCAATTCCATTAGTAACGGTTCTCAAAATATTTGAACGTATAGAATGAAACGTAATTTGCACACCTAAGCCCTGCATATGTACACTAGCAAGAAGTTGTGGTCTTATGGGATATTTCCACTTACACCCCAACTAATTTTGTAAAGCAAATCCCAAAGCAGCTCGACACAAAAATGTGTGACTGCCAAAGTCCCTGACCTCCCGAACCACAACTATATGCTTTGGGGAACGTTCCTTATTGATGCTTCGAGTTTGCGCTTATTTATCGTTTTAAAGGCAGTTTACAGTATGGGTATTTTTTACAAAGGTTAAGCATTACTAGAGGTGGGCAAAAGTATGTCTTGGTTGGGTCTTTGGTATTTGTTTTTTCCGtatatttggtattttattGACATGTCTCCGATTCATTATAATGCCACT includes the following:
- the Maf1 gene encoding repressor of RNA polymerase III transcription MAF1 homolog — encoded protein: MKLLESSRFEAINNALSIQTSGVTIFGRIESYSCKMVAAEKVLYKRFTADTHGHDLQALSPPQTLSDFSPNFRRNNSQSGDEGITICDTISRKTLFYLIATLNASFEPDYDFSEAKSHEFSKEPSLQWVMNSIHSNLSALAGDQYQVIRQPLWSAVDDEVILSECDIYSYNPDLSCDPFGEPGCLWSFNYFFYNKKLKRIVFFTSRAVNSLYTGETSDFSMEEDIY